In Silene latifolia isolate original U9 population chromosome X, ASM4854445v1, whole genome shotgun sequence, the following proteins share a genomic window:
- the LOC141620360 gene encoding uncharacterized protein LOC141620360, which produces MEMRDKVLQAGHFLFDNKPMIVRPWSKDLELSKEDVKKVPTWIRLHRLPLKFWGKGLPKIAKLIGEYVKCDLATEERTRLGFARVMVEMEVDQQLPNKIFFKDENGNVVQVEVEYEWMPVKCTKCQGMGHDQQHCKRRENNKKSVVVVKKIWRPITQKTTVETDPLQKPQPVQSDTAPIRHGSVTKTPVKRFSILTKQRDKDEGHHIEEFGTHSYKENKGVGLFGLLETKIKSKAYARAVNSFNNDWCISTNNGYHSGGRIWVIWQPKIFRIQFIEYNAQFIHMKVESLQNKNVFFLTMVYAFNGILERAPLWDYLRKFAAQVQGPWAIAGDFNCVLSSSERVGGSTSSAEIEPFRKCIEECEVLDIAAIGSLYTWNNKQRPEERIYSRLDRFLVNRAWCDHYPDLYAQFLPEGLYDHSPCLIRSSTSVQSRSSFKYFNMWGCSKNFLPTIRRYWDRDVAGTPLFRVVKNLKQLKPGLKQLNREGFNDIEKAADILQKEVEELQKQLRGDPTNQQLVQQEYDAIQELKLKSLAKESFLYQKAKSVWIKEGDSNSAYFHNTVKKRRNQNRVIMIENMNGKMCDKVDQVKDAFLSYYQHLLGSSKETTRLHRRIIAQGPQCTAAHTDVLLRPVFPAEIKDVLFAIPDNKSPGPDGYTSKFFQGPDIISAVMDFFTNGRLLKQLNATNLTLIPKCERPQTVMQFRPITCCNILYKIISKLLCARLAGVLPQIVDQNQGAFIQQRSIQENILIFQDLIRLYERPSTSPRCMLKIDLQKAYDTVEWEFVDKLLIKLKFPTKFRSMVMQCITTASFSLSINEEMFGTLKYAAAKYEFGYHPMYKHLKLTNLMFADDVLMFSRGDACSMMLLLKSFATFYKATSLKFSARKSNAYFSGIDTGTVCAYLYLFLLGILIHSSKRGINKVEAVCRNFLWDGSAEFRKSPLVAWDKICRPREEGGLGLKDQETWNKALVGRLVDWVFEERDTIWVHWVNSNYLKGKSWLDYKPSTSSSWVWRRICGVKNEIAAGYSNGKWQHRPEGYTPSSCYKWLRGAKPEVRWRNIVWSSWSIPKHNFVGWLWAHEALHTNARLIMFEVDIEDRCWLCGQTTETHHHLFFACVYSRKVIQAINQCTGSCFPVTDVMEWCIQRNGTKLQRGVQIALVMGAVYQVWMQRNRSRMEKAIQMPVKVANLILNDIKVRLKSKDRLHMKIMDVTWLEKKNLIKMALRRPPTQGASKRRRGEAESSRAAEDVQMEDVPEWNDPSFPGVIFNCKKQWDNWVILATKLPHKDLPIESPESYNPVLTWNSISHFPFKYWDHVPHQYIHYPDIRVWQRFMGWTLFGRNEPHSVRKIEVEILGAFLNVNGTFTTYAPGPDFCGSDYGVEALHGGYGGYGGYGGYQGYSSYGDGLGSGQNIGEYVTPLQEDYSSGSGQQGEASGSGSGKKKKRRKGFNFWPFS; this is translated from the exons ATGGAGATGAGGGACAAGGTTTTGCAGGCTGGGCACTTCTTATTTGACAATAAGCCAATGATTGTGAGACCTTGGAGTAAAGATCTGGAATTGTCAAAAGAGGATGTGAAAAAGGTCCCGACATGGATACGACTACACAGATTGCCTTTAAAATTTTGGGGCAAGGGTTTACCTAAAATTGCTAAGTTAATAGGAGAATATGTGAAATGTGATTTGGCAACTGAGGAGAGGACGAGATTGGGATTTGCGAGGGTGATGGTAGAAATGGAGGTGGATCAACAACTTCCAAATAAGATCTTCTTCAAAGATGAAAATGGAAATGTTGTACAGGTGGAGGTTGAATATGAGTGGATGCCTGTAAAGTGCACAAAATGTCAAGGAATGGGTCATGATCAGCAGCACTGTAAAAGAAGGGAGAATAATAAGAAGAGTGTTGTAGTGGTTAAGAAAATCTGGAGGCCAATTACTCAAAAGACAACTGTGGAGACCGATCCTCTGCAAAAGCCTCAACCAGTTCAGTCTGATACGGCACCTATCAGGCATGGGTCAGTAACCAAAACACCTGTTAAGAGGTTTTCTATCTTGACCAAACAAAGGGATAAAGATGAAGGACACCACATAGAAGAGTTTGGAACACACTCGTACAAGGAG AATAAAGGAGTTGGTTTATTTGGCTTAttggaaacaaaaataaaaagcaaGGCTTATGCTAGAGCTGTAAATAGTTTTAATAATGATTGGTGCATCTCTACTAATAATGGGTACCATAGTGGTGGGAGGATTTGGGTGATTTGGCAGCCTAAGATTTTCAGAATTCAGTTTATTGAGTATAATGCTCAGTTCATCCACATGAAGGTCGAATCTTTGCAAAATAAGAATGTCTTCTTTCTGACTATGGTATATGCATTCAATGGAATACTTGAGAGGGCTCCTCTTTGGGATTACTTGAGGAAATTTGCTGCACAGGTCCAAGGTCCTTGGGCTATAGCAGGGGACTTTAATTGTGTTCTTTCATCCAGTGAAAGGGTTGGTGGCAGTACAAGTTCAGCTGAGATTGAACCTTTTAGGAAATGCATTGAGGAATGTGAGGTGTTGGATATAGCTGCAATAGGCTCCTTATACACTTGGAACAATAAACAGCGACCTGAAGAGAGAATTTACAGTAGACTGGATCGTTTCCTTGTTAATAGGGCCTGGTGTGACCATTATCCTGATTTGTATGCTCAATTTTTGCCTGAGGGACTATATgatcattcaccatgtttaatcAGAAGTAGTACCAGTGTTCAGAGTCGTAGCAGCTTCAAATACTTTAACATGTGGGGATGTTCTAAGAATTTCCTGCCTACTATAAGACGCTATTGGGATAGAGATGTTGCTGGTACTCCTCTTTTCAGGGTAGTCAAAAATTTAAAGCAGCTCAAACCTGGACTGAAACAGCTGAATAGAGAAGGGTTCAATGATATTGAGAAGGCTGCTGATATCCTTCAGAAGGAGGTAGAGGAATTGCAAAAGCAGTTGCGGGGTGATCCTACTAATCAACAGCTGGTGCAACAGGAGTATGATGCTATCCAAGAGCTCAAGCTTAAGAGTTTGGCTAAGGAAAGTTTCCTCTATCAAAAAGCTAAAAGTGTTTGGATTAAGGAGGGAGATTCAAATAGTGCTTATTTTCACAATACCGTTAAGAAAAGAAGGAATCAAAACCGAGTAATTATGATTGAGAATATGAATGGGAAGATGTGTGATAAAGTTGATCAAGTAAAGGATGCTTTTCTTAGCTACTACCAGCACTTGTTGGGATCCAGTAAGGAAACAACCAGATTACACAGGCGTATTATTGCTCAAGGGCCACAGTGTACAGCAGCACACACTGATGTTCTACTCAGACCTGTTTTCCCAGCTGAAATTAAAGATGTTTTGTTTGCTATCCCTGATAATAAATCCCCAGGACCTGATGGTTACACTAGTAAATTTTTTCAAGGGCCTGATATCATATCTGCTGTCATGGATTTTTTCACAAATGGGAGGCTCCTAAAACAGTTAAATGCGACTAATTTAACTCTGATTCCAAAATGTGAAAGACCTCAGACAGTGATGCAATTTCGGCCTATAACTTGCTGCAATATCCTATACAAGATTATTTCCAAATTGCTTTGTGCTAGACTGGCAGGGGTGCTACCTCAGATTGTTGATCAAAATCAAGGGGCGTTTATTCAACAGAGAAGTATTCAGGAAAATATCCTGATTTTCCAGGATCTCATTAGACTATATGAAAGACCCTCAACATCCCCTAGATGTATGCTCAAGATAGATTTGCAAAAAGCGTATGATACTGTGGAATGGGAGTTTGTGGATAAGTTGTTGATCAAGCTAAAATTCCCTACTAAATTCAGAAGTATGGTGATGCAATGTATCACCACTGCTTCTTTCTCCTTATCCATTAATGAAGAGATGTTTGG GACCCTCAAGTATGCTGCAGCAAAGTATGAATTTGGGTATCATCCCATGTACAAGCACTTGAAGCTTACAAAtctaatgtttgctgatgatgttttaaTGTTCAGCAGAGGGGATGCCTGTTCAATGATGTTGCTTCTGAAGTCATTTGCTACCTTTTACAAAGCCACGAGCTTGAAGTTCAGTGCAAGAAAGTCCAATGCTTACTTCAGTGGA ATTGACACTGGTACAGTCTGTGCTTACTTATATTTGTTCCTATTGGGCATCCTTATTCATTCTTCCAAAAGGGGCATTAATAAGGTTGAAGCCGTGTGTAGGAATTTCCTATGGGATGGTAGTGCTGAGTTTAGGAAATCACCTTTAGTTGCTTGGGACAAGATTTGTAGACCAAGGGAGGAAGGAGGCCTTGGCCTTAAAGACCAGGAAACTTGGAACAAAGCTTTGGTTGGCAGGTTAGTGGACTGGGTGTTTGAAGAGAGGGATACTATATGGGTTCACTGGGTGAACTCGAATTACCTGAAGGGGAAGAGTTGGTTAGATTACAAACCTAGTACAAGCTCTAGTTGGGTATGGAGGCGCATATGTGGAGTGAAGAATGAGATAGCTGCAGGATACTCAAATGGAAAATGGCAACACAGACCTGAGGGATATACTCCTTCGAGCTGCTATAAATGGTTGAGGGGGGCTAAACCAGAGGTCAGATGGAGGAATATAGTGTGGAGTAGTTGGAGTATCCCTAAGCATAACTTTGTGGGTTGGCTTTGGGCACATGAGGCACTTCATACTAATGCCAGACTTATCATGTTTGAGGTGGATATAGAGGATAGATGTTGGCTCTGTGGGCAGACTACTGAAACACATCATCATTTATTCTTTGCTTGTGTTTACAGTAGGAAGGTTATCCAGGCTATAAATCAGTGCACTGGGAGCTGCTTCCCTGTCACAGATGTCATGGAATGGTGCATCCAGAGAAATGGGACTAAACTTCAGAGGGGAGTGCAAATAGCTTTGGTGATGGGGGCTGTGTATCAGGTGTGGATGCAGAGGAACAGGAGCAGAATGGAGAAGGCCATTCAAATGCCAGTGAAGGTGGCGAATTTGATCCTGAATGATATAAAGGTGCGGTTAAAAAGCAAGGATAGGCTACACATGAAGATCATGGATGTAACTTGGTTAGAAAAGAAAAATCTAAT aaaaatggcacTAAGAAGACCTCCTACCCAAGGTGCTTCTAAGAGGAGAAGAGGTGAGGCGGAATCCTCCCGGGCTGCGGAGGATGTTCAAATGGAAGATGTACCGGAATGGAATGATCCGAGTTTTCCCGGAGTAATCTTTAATTGCAAAAAGCAGTGGGACAATTGGGTCATCTTAGCAACAAAG TTACCCCATAAAGACTTGCCCATTGAATCACCCGAGTCTTACAACCCGGTTCTTACATGGAATTCCATTTCTCACTTCCCTTTTAAATATTGGGACCATGTCCCTCACCAATACATTCACTACCCCGACATTCGtgtttggcaaaggtttatggggtGGACTTTATTTGGGAGAAATGAGCCTCATTCGGTGAGGAAAATTGAGGTTGAGATTTTGGGTGCCTTTCTTAATGTCAATG GTACTTTTACTACATATGCTCCCGGTCCggatttttgtggttcggattatggagtTGAGGCATTACATGGAGGATATGGAGGGTATGGTGGCTATGGTGGTTACCAAGGTTATAGTAGCTATGGTGATGGTCTTGGTAGTGGCCAAAatattggtgagtatgtcactcctctcCAAGAGGATTATTCTAGTGGGAGTGGTCAACAAGGTGAAGCATCCGGAAGTGGGAGTggtaagaagaagaaaagaaggaaggggttcaatttttggcccttttcaTGA
- the LOC141620359 gene encoding uncharacterized protein LOC141620359, with protein MARSRKTSSPLNSPSKNKKNNTISSGNKSHKNSITPNNNEIHEIIQNRHEAECSKVAELRAFDLSKELNVIAEDKSTDDEGWQEVSRKSRSKSPIVTSGTVPTLKIDVDDVKSEVEFWSSSVLCYVMGANPPSHVVGGFVRRLWGKLSIDKVAFKPNGICIVRFKKMEDKEAVLNGEHCFFDNKPFIVKSWSINEPVIRAKVDVVPVWVRFYNLDLKFWGAALAKIAGLVGKPVCSDTVTKEREFLDYARFMVEVQVGQPLPEVIEFFDESSLLISQSVHYEWKPIFCSSCNGMGHETGACKKVVPKKKVVPVKKVWVPKPVVQQSQGMQSQAQVAAKEVQVELVQLPQIDPNAVVTPMPMRGNQVLNSMTPARIFNRLSKKNEGFSQGGPSFVEVLSLSLRRNLLSSLGKGRLTHTSDHGFFGLLETRVKTPSINKVQLGLGDHWQFLNNNAVREGGGIWVVWDNSMFDNADRKELWQSLLDIHSSIQGPWMVMGDFNNVLNMDERIGAPVTVAEVKDFQECVDACGLYDLSSTGAYFTWNNKQEGDERVFSRIDRVLANDEWILNGPDGSITFLPEGLYDHSPCLIECWNAQIRQKSSFKYFNMWGKHEQFKEIVKEVWMQDVYGCRMFQVVKKLKWLKFPLKQLNKESYDDIENSAKVSKVFLEDVQRKLHADPANSLLDWRKRLLCRTFKDTDEARSEFLAQKAKTHWFQSGDDNTQFFHSSLKARRAQNKVLQIKDKNGHLCSDNAAIEQAFLDYYTELLGSSAPVTKAREIIKEVTVDEIKHALFSIPKEKAPGPDWYSSQFFKDAFEVVGSDVVAAVKEFFTTGSILKQVNATVLSLIPKKNAPESVLDFRPIACCNVIYKCISKVICSRLASVLPSVVSMNQSAFIQGREIVDNIFICQDLVRLYNRKNCSPRVMMKIDLKKAYDSIEWSFIEEMLIALNFPHKMVQWIMQCVTSTSFSLSLNGNQFGYFKGLRGIRQGDHMSPLLFTLCMEYLTRILDLVTSSNVFHFHPQCKSLKLCHLCFADDLLLFCKGDITSVKVLMRGFLSFSEASGLCFNRSKSDIYMNGVNQVVRDQILQLSGFQQGAFPFRYLGIPISFKRLSSADSNILVDKIVKKIRGWGTKKLSYAGRLVLVRHVLSQMHSYWARIFLLPKGVIARVEAICRNYLWSHSENFAKVPLIAWDHCCLPQKYGGLGILNAGLWNLAMLGKYVWWVAQKKDSLWVKWVNHIYIKHQDWWEYQAPCYSSWSWRQLCKVKNRLLPGFVAGLWPDYTARVGYQWLLGQHQKVQWFSYVWNRVALPKVNFVNWLVINQRLLTKDRMGRFGILTDGLCFLCGTAAESTAHLFFECGFSRRCLQLVQLWLPAPWQPNVIEWIIQWRCRSLLKKQVLMAAIAGLVYLIWDSRNVSRLEHRVTRPACLLKKLQNLTALRARGFEQIMGSHREHDWFKNHILVH; from the exons ATGGCTCGGTCTAGGAAAACTTCGTCGCCCCTAAATTCAcctagtaaaaataaaaaaaataatactaTATCATCTGGTAATAAATCACACAAAAATAGTATTACGCCAAATAATAATGAAATTCATGAGATTATTCAGAATCGTCATGAAGCTGAGTGTTCTAAGGTTGCTGAATTACGCGCGTTTGATCTTAGTAAGGAACTTAATGTCATCGCTGAGGACAAATCCACTGATGATGAGGGTTGGCAGGAGGTTAGCCGGAAATCTCGATCGAAGTCTCCGATTGTGACGTCAGGTACTGTGCCTACTCTCAAAATTGATGTTGATGATGTTAAAAGTGAGGTTGAATTTTGGTCTTCTTCTGTTCTGTGTTATGTGATGGGTGCAAATCCTCCTAGTCATGTGGTTGGAGGGTTTGTGCGGAGATTGTGGGGAAAACTTTCGATTGACAAGGTTGCGTTTAAACCTAATGGAATCTGTATTGTGCGTTTTAAGAAGATGGAGGATAAGGAAGCGGTTTTGAATGGTGAACACTGTTTTTTTGATAATAAACCATTTATTGTCAAATCCTGGAGTATTAATGAACCTGTAATTAGGGCTAAGGTTGATGTCGTTCCTGTTTGGGTTAGGTTCTATAACCTTGACCTAAAATTCTGGGGTGCTGCTCTAGCAAAAATTGCAGGTTTAGTTGGTAAGCCAGTGTGTTCTGATACTGTTACTAAGGAGAGGGAATTCCTTGATTATGCTAGATTCATGGTGGAAGTTCAGGTTGGTCAGCCTTTGCCAGAGGTCATTGAGTTTTTTGATGAGTCTAGCCTGTTGATTTCTCAGTCTGTACACTATGAGTGGAAGCCAATTTTCTGCTCTAGTTGTAATGGAATGGGACATGAGACTGGGGCTTGCAAGAAGGTTGTGCCCAAGAAGAAGGTTGTGCCAGTTAAGAAAGTCTGGGTTCCTAAACCAGTAGTTCAACAGAGTCAGGGAATGCAGTCTCAGGCTCAGGTTGCTGCTAAGGAAGTTCAGGTGGAGCTGGTACAGTTGCCTCAGATTGATCCTAATGCTGTGGTTACTCCCATGCCAATGAGGGGTAATCAGGTGTTAAACTCTATGACACCTGCTAGAATTTTTAATAGGCTGTCTAAAAAGAATGAGGGATTCTCTCAAGGAGGGCCTTCTTTTGTTGAAGTGCTGAGTCTTTCTTTGAGGAGGAATCTGCTTAGCAGCTTGGGGAAAGGGAGACTAACTCACACTAGTGATCATG GCTTCTTTGGCTTACTGGAAACTAGAGTTAAAACTCCTTCTATTAATAAGGTCCAACTTGGTCTTGGGGATCATTGGCAGTTTTTAAATAATAATGCAGTTAGGGAGGGTGGCGGAATCTGGGTTGTTTGGGATAATAGCATGTTTGAT AATGCTGATAGGAAGGAGCTTTGGCAGTCTCTCTTAGACATCCACAGTTCTATTCAGGGGCCTTGGATGGTCATGGGGGATTTTAACAATGTGTTAAACATGGATGAAAGGATTGGTGCTCCTGTTACTGTGGCTGAGGTTAAGGATTTTCAGGAGTGTGTAGATGCCTGTGGATTGTATGACTTGAGTTCCACTGGTGCCTACTTTACTTGGAACAATAAGCAAGAAGGAGATGAGAGGGTTTTTAGTAGGATTGATAGAGTCTTGGCAAATGATGAGTGGATTTTGAATGGGCCTGATGGTTCCATTACTTTTCTGCCTGAAGGTTTATATGATCATAGTCCTTGCCTTATAGAATGCTGGAATGCTCAGATTAGACAAAAATCAAGCtttaaatacttcaatatgtggggtaAACATGAGCAGTTCAAGGAGATTGTTAAGGAAGTTTGGATGCAGGATGTTTATGGGTGTAGGATGTTTCAAGTGGTTAAAAAATTGAAATGGTTGAAGTTTCCTCTGAAGCAACTGAATAAAGAGAGTTATGATGATATTGAGAACTCTGCTAAGGTTAGTAAGGTTTTCCTGGAAGATGTCCAAAGGAAACTTCATGCTGACCCTGCTAATTCTCTTCTTGATTGGAGGAAAAGATTGCTTTGCCGTACTTTTAAGGACACGGACGAGGCTAGGTCTGAGTTTTTGGCTCAAAAAGCTAAGACTCATTGGTTTCAGAGTGGTGATGATAATACTCAGTTCTTTCATAGTTCTTTAAAAGCCAGGAGAGCTCAGAACAAGGTGCTGCAAATTAAAGACAAGAATGGCCATTTATGCTCTGATAATGCTGCAATAGAACAGGCTTTTTTAGACTACTATACTGAGTTACTTGGTAGCTCTGCTCCTGTTACCAAG GCCAGGGAGATCATTAAGGAGGTTACTGTGGATGAGATTAAACATGCTCTTTTCTCTATCCCCAAGGAGAAGGCCCCAGGCCCTGATTGGTATTCATCTCAATTTTTCAAAGATGCCTTTGAGGTGGTTGGGTCTGATGTTGTGGCTGCTGTTAAGGAGTTTTTCACCACTGGGAGTATTCTGAAACAGGTTAATGCTACTGTTCTATCTCTTATCCCTAAGAAGAATGCTCCTGAGTCTGTTCTTGATTTTCGTcccattgcttgttgcaatgttATCTACAAATGCATTTCTAAGGTGATTTGCTCCAGATTGGCTTCTGTTTTACCCAGTGTGGTTAGCATGAATCAAAGTGCTTTCATACAGGGAAGGGAGATTGTAGATAATATTTTCATATGTCAAGATTTGGTGAGGCTTTATAATAGAAAGAACTGTTCCCCAAGGGTGATGATGAAAATAGACCTAAAGAAGGCTTATGACTCCATTGAATGGAGTTTTATTGAAGAAATGCTGATTGCTCTTAACTTTCCCCATAAGATGGTTCAGTGGATAATGCAATGTGTCACTTCTACCTCCTTCTCTTTATCCTTGAATGGTAATCAGTTTGGGTACTTTAAGGGACTTAGGGGGATTAGGCAAGGGGATCATATGTCTCCTCTGTTGTTCACTTTGTGTATGGAGTATCTGACAAGGATTTTGGACTTGGTCACTTCTTCTAATGTTTTTCACTTCCATCCTCAGTGTAAGAGCCTCAAGCTATGTCATCTTTGCTTTGCAGATGACTTGCTATTGTTTTGTAAAGGAGACATTACTTCTGTTAAGGTCTTGATGAGGGGGTTTCTTTCCTTTTCTGAAGCTTCTGGACTCTGCTTTAATAGAAGTAAATCAGATATCTATATGAATGGGGTGAACCAGGTGGTCAGGGATCAGATTCTGCAGTTATCTGGATTTCAGCAAGGGGCCTTCCCTTTCAGATATCTAGGCATTCCCATCTCTTTTAAAAGATTGTCTAGTGCTGATAGCAATATTTTGGTGGACAAAATTGTTAAGAAAATTAGAGGTTGGGGCACCAAGAAACTCAGTTATGCTGGTCGGTTAGTATTGGTAAGACATGTGCTTTCTCAAATGCACTCTTACTGGGCTAGGATTTTCTTGCTGCCCAAAGGAGTGATTGCTAGAGTTGAGGCAATTTGTAGGAACTACTTGTGGTCTCATTCTGAGAACTTTGCCAAAGTTCCTCTTATTGCTTGGGATCATTGTTGTTTACCTCAAAAATATGGTGGTCTGGGTATCCTTAATGCTGGACTCTGGAATCTTGCCATGCTTGGCAAGTATGTCTGGTGGGTGGCTCAGAAGAAAGACTCTTTGTGGGTCAAATGGGTGAACCACATTTATATTAAGCATCAGGATTGGTGGGAGTATCAAGCTCCTTGTTATTCCAGCTGGTCTTGGCGTCAATTATGCAAAGTGAAGAATAGATTGCTACCTGGTTTTGTTGCTGGTCTCTGGCCTGACTATACAGCTAGGGTTGGATATCAGTGGCTGCTGGGTCAGCATCAGAAGGTTCAGTGGTTCTCCTATGTTTGGAATAGGGTGGCTCTCCCTAAAGTTAACTTTGTTAATTGGTTGGTCATCAATCAGCGACTGTTAACAAAGGATAGAATGGGCAGGTTTGGAATTCTGACTGATGGCCTGTGTTTTCTTTGTGGGACTGCTGCTGAGTCCACAGCTCACCTTTTTTTTGAGTGTGGGTTTAGTAGGAGATGTCTTCAGCTAGTTCAGCTGTGGCTCCCAGCTCCATGGCAACCAAATGTGATAGAGTGGATAATTCAATGGAGATGTAGGTCTTTGTTGAAGAAACAGGTTCTAATGGCAGCAATTGCAGGACTTGTTTACTTGATCTGGGATAGTAGGAATGTTAGCCGTCTTGAGCACCGAGTTACCAGACCTGCTTGTCTTCTTAAGAAATTGCAGAATCTAACAGCATTAAGAGCGAGAGGTTTTGAACAAATTATGGGCAGTCATAGAGAGCATGATTGGTTTAAGAATCATATCCTAGTTCATTAA